In Microcoleus sp. FACHB-831, one genomic interval encodes:
- a CDS encoding GAF domain-containing protein → MKTSSTSLHGWEDSTRVIDINSVEVVEDQPVGQIPQNNTVESGNKGALATSSPTFSAFLAPLNQETFKEVVTGVEQKLEVVNQTLSMLTDSQGFEAILQDMLNAITLKTGELLAADRTTIFLLDEEKNELWSILAEGKDGRPLELRIPADKGIAGDVATRKHVVNNGYDFFDDPRSEASKKLYKTTGYRTYTMLTLPLLSAGGDLVAVVQLLNKLKLTDDPTKPLAERIDTEGFTAEDERVFNEFAPSIRLILESSRSFYMATQRQRAADALMKATQSLSQSNLDLEDTLTRVMDEAKKLMNADRSTLWLLDDDRGDLWTKIPDVGELRCPIGVGFAGMVAESGEALLIPFDLYDHPNSENSKKSDERTGYRTCSLLCMPVFNTDGKLIGVTQLLNKTKPGDFPAYNGDDWPSAPDRWKASFNRTDQEFMEIFNIQAGVALQNAKLFATVKQQEQMQRDILRSLSNGVISTDKNGKVIAANESAKRLLGYKDEERLEGKEIGDLIRIKEGNFGKWFASAIAAKDEKGRQQYYPDQILESTTENQHSVNLSINTIADANEYSRARGALVVMDDISDEKRLKSTMYRYMTQELAEQLLSSGEAKLGGDRKEVSVLFSDIRGYTTLTENMNAEEVVQMLNDYFESMVDAVFKHKGTLDKYIGDAIMAVFGSPLPLEDHAWMAVQTAVEMRYRLTEFNARRSLTSNPIIRIGIGINSDSVISGNIGSSKRMEFTAIGDGVNLGSRLESASKQYGCDIVISESTYLPCVDRVWARELDCIRVKGKSNPVSIYELVGLRDEPISSQKEQAIELYQKGREYFLNRKFTRAMGEFGAILEDIDKNDKAAALHLERCQHFLTNPPAENWDGVWTMTEK, encoded by the coding sequence ATGAAAACTTCATCTACGTCACTACACGGCTGGGAAGACTCAACCAGGGTTATTGATATTAATTCCGTCGAGGTTGTTGAAGACCAGCCCGTAGGTCAAATACCTCAAAATAATACTGTCGAATCTGGAAACAAGGGTGCGTTAGCCACAAGCAGCCCCACTTTCTCTGCCTTTCTCGCGCCCCTCAACCAGGAAACTTTCAAAGAGGTAGTCACAGGCGTCGAACAAAAACTTGAAGTGGTCAATCAAACCCTATCCATGCTGACGGATAGCCAGGGGTTTGAAGCCATTCTGCAAGATATGTTGAATGCGATTACTCTAAAAACTGGGGAGTTGCTAGCCGCAGACCGCACAACAATATTTTTGCTAGATGAAGAAAAAAATGAACTCTGGTCGATTCTTGCCGAGGGGAAGGACGGACGCCCATTAGAGCTGAGAATTCCAGCGGATAAAGGGATTGCGGGCGATGTCGCCACAAGAAAGCATGTTGTCAACAATGGTTACGATTTCTTCGACGACCCGCGTTCCGAGGCATCAAAAAAGCTATATAAGACAACGGGATACCGCACCTACACGATGCTGACGCTGCCCTTGTTGAGTGCAGGGGGAGATTTAGTTGCAGTCGTGCAATTGCTCAACAAGTTAAAATTAACCGACGATCCAACAAAGCCGTTAGCAGAACGCATTGATACAGAAGGCTTTACGGCAGAAGACGAAAGAGTTTTTAATGAGTTTGCCCCGTCGATTCGCCTGATCCTGGAAAGCTCGCGGTCTTTTTACATGGCCACCCAGAGACAGCGAGCAGCAGATGCGCTGATGAAAGCCACGCAATCGCTTTCTCAAAGCAATTTGGACTTGGAAGACACGCTGACGCGGGTGATGGATGAAGCCAAGAAATTGATGAACGCAGATCGCAGTACGCTGTGGTTGCTGGATGACGATCGCGGAGATTTGTGGACAAAAATCCCCGATGTGGGGGAGCTGAGATGTCCTATAGGCGTTGGATTTGCAGGAATGGTTGCTGAATCTGGCGAAGCGCTGTTAATTCCGTTTGACCTATACGACCATCCTAATTCAGAGAATTCAAAAAAATCGGATGAGAGAACGGGTTATCGCACTTGTAGCTTATTGTGCATGCCAGTGTTTAATACCGATGGCAAGTTGATTGGGGTGACGCAATTACTTAATAAGACAAAGCCAGGTGATTTCCCCGCCTACAATGGCGATGACTGGCCTTCGGCACCCGATCGGTGGAAGGCGAGTTTTAATCGCACCGATCAAGAATTCATGGAGATATTTAACATTCAAGCGGGGGTGGCGCTGCAAAATGCCAAGCTGTTTGCGACGGTTAAACAGCAGGAACAAATGCAGCGGGATATTCTCCGAAGCTTGTCGAATGGAGTGATATCAACAGATAAGAACGGAAAAGTTATCGCTGCAAATGAAAGTGCAAAACGTCTGTTGGGCTACAAAGATGAGGAACGGCTCGAAGGCAAAGAGATTGGCGATCTGATTCGGATAAAAGAAGGCAACTTTGGCAAATGGTTCGCAAGTGCGATCGCTGCAAAAGACGAAAAAGGACGCCAGCAATACTACCCGGATCAAATATTAGAGTCTACAACCGAAAACCAACACAGCGTTAATTTATCGATTAACACGATTGCCGACGCGAATGAGTATAGCCGAGCGAGGGGCGCTCTGGTGGTGATGGACGACATTAGCGATGAGAAGCGCCTCAAGAGTACGATGTATCGCTACATGACGCAGGAATTAGCAGAGCAATTACTCAGTAGCGGCGAGGCAAAATTAGGGGGCGATCGCAAGGAAGTTTCTGTCTTATTCTCAGATATTCGCGGCTACACCACTTTGACGGAAAACATGAACGCTGAAGAAGTGGTGCAGATGCTTAATGACTATTTTGAGTCGATGGTAGATGCCGTCTTTAAACATAAGGGCACGCTAGATAAATATATCGGCGATGCCATTATGGCTGTGTTTGGTTCGCCTTTGCCATTAGAAGATCATGCTTGGATGGCGGTACAAACGGCAGTTGAAATGCGTTATCGCTTGACCGAGTTCAATGCTCGTCGCAGTCTAACTAGCAACCCAATTATTAGAATTGGTATTGGCATTAACTCTGATAGCGTTATTAGCGGCAATATCGGTTCTAGCAAACGCATGGAATTTACAGCCATTGGCGACGGCGTGAATCTGGGATCTCGCTTGGAAAGTGCCAGTAAGCAATATGGTTGCGATATTGTGATTAGCGAAAGTACCTATCTACCTTGCGTCGATCGCGTCTGGGCAAGAGAGCTTGACTGCATTCGCGTTAAAGGCAAAAGTAACCCCGTGTCAATTTATGAGCTGGTGGGGCTGCGCGATGAACCAATTTCCTCCCAGAAGGAACAGGCGATAGAGCTTTACCAGAAAGGGCGGGAGTATTTCCTTAACCGGAAGTTTACCCGGGCTATGGGTGAGTTTGGTGCAATTCTGGAGGATATTGACAAAAACGATAAAGCAGCGGCGTTGCACTTAGAGCGCTGTCAGCATTTTCTCACTAACCCCCCAGCCGAAAATTGGGATGGTGTGTGGACGATGACTGAAAAATAG
- a CDS encoding CHASE2 domain-containing protein, with product MFSLSLRSVMSGLSRLHPALDRLGRPALVASAAVTALVLGLRHLDVLETWELGTYDQSLRWRAAFKEVTNTKEEPDPRLLLVTVTEEDIQAQKQYPLSDAVVHQVLTKLEQYEPAAIGLDIFRDLPVQPGHEAFATLMKNSDRIFAVCEIPGTPPPPSAPSNRVGFSDIPIDPGGPLRRGLLWLDPPADSRCTSKLSISFQLALKYLEKKGINPKTVNDNELQLGSTIIKRLPGDAGGYNAMDNGGNQVLLNYRSPTSVAQEITLTDVLQDKLKPEWVKDRIVLIGVTASSIDDAFYTPFSAGMRRNQKMPGVVIHAQLISQILASVLDGRSLFWFWPEWGETLWIWGWSLCGGVLAWRLRSPERVLLAEGGALVVLLGTSWVLFLQAGWIPIVAPAFSLVATCLGVMAYSAYEHQQEQKKFALQAQKQEQLIVQLQALLTERTGATASVTQPWVEDATQPWPEEETQPWSEDGTQPWAEDATQPWPAQNTTETPTDDATALLPQQEASKPSADKPKPAVASSLRPLLGGRYKILRVLAQGGFGRTYMAADTNRPGNPECVIKHLKPARSDEKFMRVARRLFDTEAEILEQLGRHPQIPQLLAYFEENQEFYLAEEFVAGHPLSDELPVDKRLSESYVLDLIKGILEVLAFIHEHRVIHRDIKPGNIIRREQDGKLVLIDFGAVKQIRPQENDDAEGRTVAIGTKGYAPAEQYAGQPTLSSDIFAVGMIGIQALTGIQPYQLPQDPNTGNVTWRHLTVGPNGDSLIREEVGEILEKMVRYHFVDRYQTATAVLKDLKAL from the coding sequence GTGTTTTCTTTATCCCTCCGTTCCGTAATGTCTGGCTTGAGCCGCTTGCACCCAGCCCTCGACCGCTTGGGACGACCAGCACTGGTAGCAAGTGCGGCTGTAACAGCCTTGGTGCTGGGATTGCGTCATCTTGATGTGCTAGAAACTTGGGAACTGGGTACATATGACCAAAGTTTGCGGTGGCGTGCCGCTTTCAAAGAAGTAACAAACACTAAGGAAGAACCAGACCCGCGCCTGCTGCTGGTGACAGTCACCGAAGAGGATATCCAGGCGCAGAAGCAATATCCTCTTTCGGACGCGGTTGTACATCAGGTATTGACAAAACTGGAACAGTATGAGCCAGCAGCTATAGGTCTGGATATTTTTCGAGATCTACCAGTTCAACCAGGCCATGAAGCGTTCGCCACCTTGATGAAAAATAGCGATCGCATCTTTGCTGTTTGCGAAATTCCAGGTACTCCGCCCCCCCCATCTGCACCAAGCAACAGGGTTGGCTTCAGCGACATCCCAATTGACCCGGGTGGCCCCCTGCGGCGCGGTCTGTTGTGGCTCGACCCGCCCGCAGACTCTCGCTGTACCAGCAAACTATCCATTAGCTTCCAGCTAGCACTAAAGTACCTGGAAAAAAAAGGAATTAACCCCAAAACAGTTAACGACAATGAACTCCAACTGGGTTCAACAATTATCAAACGCCTGCCGGGGGACGCTGGTGGTTACAACGCGATGGACAACGGTGGCAATCAGGTGTTGCTCAATTACCGTTCCCCCACCAGTGTCGCTCAGGAAATAACTCTCACCGATGTGCTACAGGATAAGCTGAAACCAGAATGGGTAAAAGACCGTATTGTTCTGATTGGCGTTACCGCCAGCAGTATTGATGACGCCTTCTATACTCCCTTCAGCGCTGGGATGCGGCGCAACCAGAAAATGCCGGGAGTCGTCATCCATGCCCAGCTAATTAGTCAAATTCTCGCTTCAGTTTTGGACGGGCGATCGCTGTTTTGGTTCTGGCCAGAGTGGGGCGAAACATTATGGATTTGGGGTTGGTCGCTGTGCGGCGGCGTTCTAGCATGGCGCTTGCGGTCTCCAGAGCGCGTGCTGCTGGCAGAGGGTGGGGCGCTGGTAGTATTGTTGGGCACATCTTGGGTGCTGTTTCTGCAAGCTGGATGGATACCCATCGTTGCGCCAGCCTTCTCTTTAGTTGCCACCTGCCTTGGGGTTATGGCTTACAGCGCATACGAACACCAGCAAGAACAGAAAAAATTTGCCCTCCAAGCCCAAAAACAGGAACAGCTTATTGTACAGTTGCAAGCACTCTTAACCGAGAGAACTGGGGCAACCGCCTCAGTGACGCAACCTTGGGTTGAAGATGCAACGCAACCTTGGCCTGAAGAGGAGACCCAACCTTGGTCTGAAGATGGGACGCAACCTTGGGCTGAAGATGCAACGCAACCTTGGCCTGCACAAAACACGACCGAAACGCCCACCGATGATGCTACGGCGCTGCTTCCCCAGCAAGAAGCAAGCAAACCTTCGGCAGACAAACCTAAGCCAGCCGTCGCCTCCAGCCTTCGCCCCTTGCTGGGCGGACGCTACAAAATTCTTAGAGTCTTAGCTCAAGGTGGTTTTGGTCGCACGTATATGGCAGCAGATACAAACCGTCCTGGCAACCCAGAATGCGTGATCAAGCATTTGAAGCCCGCAAGGAGCGATGAGAAATTCATGCGCGTGGCTAGACGGCTATTCGATACGGAAGCTGAAATTCTAGAACAGCTAGGCAGGCATCCTCAGATCCCCCAACTGCTGGCTTATTTTGAAGAAAATCAAGAGTTTTATCTAGCTGAAGAATTTGTTGCCGGACATCCCCTCAGCGACGAACTGCCTGTTGATAAGCGTCTCTCGGAAAGCTATGTGCTGGATTTAATTAAAGGTATTTTGGAAGTCCTGGCTTTTATCCACGAGCATCGCGTAATCCACCGGGATATTAAGCCTGGGAATATTATTCGGCGGGAACAAGACGGTAAATTGGTGTTAATTGATTTTGGTGCAGTCAAACAGATTCGACCCCAAGAAAATGATGATGCGGAAGGCCGCACAGTAGCGATAGGCACTAAAGGTTATGCACCAGCCGAGCAATATGCAGGTCAACCAACGTTAAGCAGCGATATTTTTGCGGTGGGAATGATTGGAATTCAAGCTCTCACGGGCATACAACCGTATCAACTGCCGCAAGACCCAAACACTGGCAACGTGACTTGGCGTCATCTGACTGTGGGGCCGAATGGGGATTCATTAATCAGGGAAGAAGTGGGCGAGATTTTGGAGAAGATGGTGCGCTACCACTTCGTAGATCGATACCAAACGGCAACAGCGGTGCTGAAAGATTTAAAAGCATTATGA
- the bchI gene encoding magnesium chelatase ATPase subunit I: MSPTDVAPATTRRVVFPFTAIVGQEEMKLALLLNVIDPLIGGVMIMGDRGTGKSTTIRALADLLPEIDVVAGDPFNSHPSDPDLMSDEVRQQAQQQGSFPTAKKKVTMVDLPLGATEDRVCGTIDIEKALSEGVKAFEPGLLAKANRGILYVDEVNLLDDHLVDVLLDSAASGWNTVEREGISIRHPARFVLVGSGNPEEGELRPQLLDRFGMHAEIRTVKEPALRVEIVEQRTAFDQNPHPFLEKYSSQQEAWQQKLVSAQELLPSVTIDYELRVKISQVCSELDVDGLRGDIVTNRAAKAIAALEGRTEVTLDDIRRVITLCLRHRLRKDPLESIDSGYKVEKVFSRVFGLELSSEDNSTSQANGVRQGVR; the protein is encoded by the coding sequence ATGAGTCCGACAGACGTTGCGCCCGCTACTACTCGCCGCGTGGTTTTTCCTTTTACTGCCATTGTTGGTCAGGAAGAGATGAAACTGGCCTTGTTGCTGAATGTGATAGACCCATTAATCGGCGGCGTGATGATTATGGGCGATCGCGGAACGGGCAAATCCACCACCATCCGCGCACTAGCTGACCTGTTGCCAGAAATTGATGTTGTTGCTGGCGATCCTTTCAACAGCCATCCCAGCGACCCCGACTTGATGAGCGATGAAGTCAGACAGCAAGCGCAACAGCAGGGATCGTTCCCTACTGCTAAGAAAAAAGTCACAATGGTCGATCTGCCACTCGGCGCAACAGAAGACCGAGTTTGCGGCACCATCGACATCGAAAAAGCCCTATCTGAAGGAGTCAAAGCCTTTGAACCCGGACTTTTGGCCAAAGCCAATCGCGGCATCCTCTACGTGGATGAAGTCAACCTGCTGGACGATCACTTAGTTGATGTGTTGCTAGATTCAGCAGCAAGCGGCTGGAACACGGTAGAAAGAGAAGGAATTTCCATCCGTCACCCAGCGAGGTTTGTGTTAGTTGGTTCGGGGAACCCAGAGGAAGGAGAACTGCGACCCCAGTTGCTTGACCGCTTTGGGATGCACGCAGAAATCAGAACGGTGAAAGAACCAGCTTTGCGGGTGGAAATTGTGGAACAACGAACCGCATTTGACCAAAATCCTCACCCGTTTCTAGAAAAATACAGTTCGCAGCAAGAAGCATGGCAACAAAAGCTGGTAAGCGCCCAAGAACTGCTACCGTCTGTAACGATTGACTATGAACTGCGGGTGAAAATCTCCCAAGTTTGCTCGGAGTTGGATGTAGATGGCTTGCGGGGGGACATCGTAACAAATCGTGCGGCTAAAGCGATCGCTGCTTTAGAAGGACGAACGGAAGTAACTTTAGATGATATCCGCCGCGTCATTACCCTCTGTCTGCGACACAGATTGCGTAAAGACCCCTTGGAGTCTATTGATTCTGGGTATAAGGTAGAAAAAGTTTTTAGCCGCGTGTTTGGGTTGGAATTGTCTTCTGAAGATAATTCGACGTCTCAAGCTAACGGAGTCCGTCAAGGCGTTCGATAA
- a CDS encoding ABC transporter ATP-binding protein produces the protein MEVTKKSDKEAKNSAWGEPLIELKGISKSFGSSVILNKVDLTIYRGESLAIIGPSGTGKSTILRIIAGLLAPDEGEVYVAGKLRKGLIEDAEDPIGIGMVFQQAALFDSLTVEENVGFLLYQHSKLSRSRIREMVNEKLQMVGLSGVGDRYPAQLSGGMRKRVSFARAIMSNPDNPRDTPEVLLYDEPTAGLDPIASTVIEDLVRDLQRAQGGCSTYVMVTHQDSTIRRTADFVMFLYQGKVQWEGAVSDVDTTDNPLVRQFFSASIDGPIHVVG, from the coding sequence TTGGAAGTAACTAAAAAGTCAGACAAAGAAGCTAAAAACTCTGCTTGGGGCGAGCCTTTGATTGAACTCAAGGGAATTAGTAAATCCTTTGGTAGCAGTGTAATTCTGAATAAAGTCGATCTAACAATTTATCGAGGGGAGTCGCTGGCGATTATTGGCCCTTCGGGAACGGGAAAATCAACTATTTTAAGGATTATTGCTGGGTTATTAGCACCGGATGAGGGCGAGGTTTACGTCGCAGGGAAACTGCGAAAAGGATTAATTGAAGATGCTGAAGATCCGATTGGAATTGGAATGGTGTTTCAGCAGGCGGCGTTATTTGACTCGCTGACAGTAGAAGAAAATGTCGGCTTTTTGTTGTATCAGCATTCTAAACTGTCGCGATCGCGCATCCGCGAAATGGTGAATGAAAAGCTACAAATGGTAGGCTTGTCGGGAGTGGGCGATCGCTACCCAGCCCAACTTTCTGGGGGTATGCGTAAGCGAGTCAGTTTTGCCCGCGCCATTATGTCCAACCCAGACAACCCCAGAGACACTCCAGAAGTTTTACTGTACGATGAACCTACAGCCGGACTAGATCCCATCGCCTCAACCGTGATCGAGGATTTAGTTCGCGACTTGCAGCGTGCCCAAGGCGGCTGTAGCACTTACGTTATGGTGACGCACCAAGATAGCACTATTCGTCGCACGGCAGACTTTGTTATGTTTCTATATCAAGGCAAGGTGCAGTGGGAGGGTGCAGTCAGCGATGTAGATACAACAGATAACCCTCTGGTGAGACAATTTTTTAGTGCCAGTATCGATGGGCCAATTCATGTTGTTGGTTAA
- a CDS encoding MlaD family protein, whose amino-acid sequence MRSRTIREGSVGLLILLGLAMFGGLVMWLRGVSVGKRSYKIVAEFANGGGMQAGAVVRYRGVDVGKITTIVPSANGVDVGIEIASTELLIPRDVIVEANQQGLIGAPYIDIRPQNPLPPGVAIAKPLDPQCNPNLIVCNNGRVQGQVGVSFDELVRSTVRVVNLYSDPTFYANINALAKNGADAAANVSQLTRDLSGLSRSVQQNVASISVAANSVTEAATQTSNQVGVAADQISKTANRFGVAADQLSTTANRFGSAGDQISNTARRFGQTSNQINLAANKFGQTAAQISNTAAGFGAIGNEVSLTARQYRLSAQQLNQLLTSVNGLVVENRSSLVGTLRSLSETSDVLRSTVTSLTPALNRVNSGQLLRNLETLSANASQASANLRDLSTALSDRSTVVSLQATLDSARATFENAQKITSDLDELTGDPAFRDNLKSLVNGLGKLVSSTQQLEQDVYTASALEPARNVIITQFPTNPTNIKLLKPVEANKKAVPASESLPLLSETQKQSIPSPQPFQAPTDEKLPQPFQAPTDEKLSEAGEQSLSEESTAVNEKPASQESTQPKEDSESNK is encoded by the coding sequence ATGCGATCGCGAACAATTCGAGAAGGCTCCGTTGGGTTATTAATCTTACTAGGACTGGCCATGTTCGGTGGCCTAGTTATGTGGCTGCGCGGCGTTAGTGTCGGCAAGCGCAGCTACAAAATAGTAGCGGAATTTGCTAATGGTGGAGGCATGCAAGCCGGCGCCGTAGTTCGATATCGCGGCGTAGACGTTGGTAAAATTACCACAATCGTTCCTAGTGCTAATGGTGTCGATGTAGGAATTGAAATTGCATCCACAGAGCTATTAATTCCCCGCGATGTCATAGTTGAAGCCAATCAGCAAGGTCTGATTGGCGCACCCTATATCGACATCAGACCGCAAAATCCTCTCCCGCCTGGGGTGGCGATCGCCAAACCCCTAGACCCCCAATGCAACCCCAACCTGATCGTATGTAACAACGGGCGCGTACAAGGTCAAGTAGGAGTCAGTTTTGATGAACTGGTTCGCAGCACCGTCCGCGTAGTTAATCTCTACAGCGACCCTACGTTTTATGCAAACATCAACGCCTTAGCAAAAAATGGTGCAGACGCCGCCGCTAACGTATCGCAACTCACCCGCGACCTCTCTGGTTTAAGTCGTTCGGTGCAACAAAATGTAGCCTCAATCTCGGTAGCAGCAAATTCAGTGACCGAGGCTGCTACTCAGACCTCGAATCAAGTCGGCGTGGCGGCAGATCAAATCAGTAAAACAGCTAATCGCTTCGGCGTGGCGGCAGATCAACTTAGTACCACAGCTAATCGATTTGGCAGTGCAGGAGATCAAATTTCTAATACTGCAAGACGATTCGGCCAAACATCGAACCAGATCAATCTAGCCGCCAATAAATTCGGTCAAACAGCGGCTCAAATCAGCAACACCGCCGCTGGATTCGGCGCGATAGGAAATGAAGTTAGTCTTACTGCAAGACAATATAGGTTATCAGCGCAGCAACTTAACCAACTCCTTACCAGCGTCAATGGTTTGGTGGTAGAGAACAGATCGAGTTTGGTAGGTACTTTGAGAAGTCTTAGCGAAACTAGCGACGTACTGCGTTCTACAGTAACAAGCCTGACACCTGCACTCAATCGGGTTAATTCAGGACAACTGCTGCGTAATTTAGAAACACTCTCGGCTAATGCGTCGCAGGCGTCTGCTAATCTGCGGGACCTCTCGACAGCTTTGAGCGATCGCTCTACTGTTGTAAGTTTGCAAGCAACCCTTGACTCAGCGCGGGCAACTTTTGAAAATGCCCAGAAAATTACATCCGACTTGGACGAACTAACTGGCGATCCTGCTTTCCGAGACAATCTCAAGAGCCTAGTCAACGGATTGGGTAAATTGGTATCTTCTACACAGCAGCTAGAGCAGGATGTTTATACTGCTTCAGCTCTAGAGCCAGCACGCAACGTCATTATCACGCAATTTCCTACTAATCCTACTAACATCAAGTTGCTAAAGCCTGTAGAGGCAAATAAAAAAGCCGTTCCTGCAAGCGAATCTTTGCCTTTATTAAGCGAAACGCAAAAGCAGTCGATACCCTCACCTCAGCCTTTCCAAGCGCCAACTGATGAAAAGTTGCCTCAGCCTTTCCAAGCGCCAACTGATGAAAAGTTGAGCGAAGCAGGCGAACAGTCTTTATCTGAGGAATCGACCGCAGTAAATGAGAAGCCTGCGTCTCAGGAATCGACTCAGCCAAAAGAAGATTCTGAAAGTAATAAATAG
- a CDS encoding DUF3288 family protein, protein MSPSEHKDQQHPQEKSDRATVNNLLLAEPTNFNLAELARLKVRYRGFPGARDIQTDLDKVLQRWKLTEEELYVKTRQLHAERLAYKPKGNRQDEEDWS, encoded by the coding sequence ATGTCACCATCAGAACACAAAGACCAACAGCATCCCCAAGAAAAGAGCGATCGCGCTACTGTTAATAACCTCTTACTAGCAGAACCCACGAACTTCAACTTGGCGGAACTGGCTAGACTCAAGGTTCGCTATCGCGGTTTCCCTGGTGCTAGAGATATCCAAACAGATTTGGATAAAGTTCTCCAGCGCTGGAAGTTAACGGAAGAAGAACTCTATGTAAAAACCCGCCAACTCCATGCAGAACGTCTAGCCTATAAACCAAAAGGCAATCGACAAGATGAAGAAGACTGGAGTTAA
- a CDS encoding transposase produces the protein MNPPKYTAIEYINFLIGTQKAYSCSEAERVQPTTGSATAHDAINRLLHRLEPDPNELWQEAQAYVGLEQGILVLDDTMLDKWYAKHMELVSRQWSGKHKRVVQGINLTSLLWSDGDKHIPCDYRIYEKGVDGATKNDHFRAMLTTAKERGFQPKCVAFDSWFSALANLKLIASYGWTWLTRLKRNRLVNSDRTGNRPICQVAIAASGTIIHLKGYGFIQVFKIVAPDGNIDYWATNDLKLNELQRLQWAEFEWSIEEYHRGLKQCCGVEKAQVRSSRSQRNHIGLAIRAFLRLEIHWFNTGISCYESKLSIVREAVRSYLAAPWLSFSPTA, from the coding sequence ATGAATCCACCAAAATATACCGCTATTGAATACATTAACTTTTTGATTGGGACGCAAAAGGCATATAGCTGTAGCGAAGCAGAGCGGGTTCAACCGACAACGGGGTCTGCGACAGCGCACGATGCCATCAACCGTTTGCTGCATCGACTTGAACCAGACCCGAACGAGCTTTGGCAAGAGGCGCAAGCCTATGTGGGATTAGAGCAAGGCATTTTGGTGCTTGACGATACGATGCTCGATAAGTGGTATGCCAAACATATGGAGTTAGTCAGTCGGCAATGGTCAGGCAAGCATAAGCGAGTTGTCCAAGGGATCAACTTAACGAGTCTATTGTGGTCAGACGGGGATAAACACATACCTTGCGACTACCGAATCTACGAGAAGGGAGTAGATGGAGCAACTAAGAATGACCACTTTCGTGCCATGCTCACCACGGCGAAAGAGCGAGGTTTCCAGCCCAAGTGTGTTGCCTTCGATAGCTGGTTCAGTGCTTTAGCCAATCTCAAGTTGATTGCCAGCTATGGTTGGACGTGGCTGACTCGACTTAAGCGAAATCGGTTAGTGAACTCAGACCGGACAGGTAATCGACCTATCTGCCAAGTGGCTATTGCCGCCAGTGGAACCATCATTCATCTCAAAGGCTACGGCTTTATCCAGGTATTCAAGATCGTTGCCCCAGACGGTAACATTGACTACTGGGCAACCAATGACTTGAAGCTGAATGAGTTACAACGCTTGCAATGGGCTGAGTTTGAGTGGTCAATTGAGGAATACCATCGCGGCTTAAAGCAGTGCTGCGGAGTGGAAAAAGCCCAAGTGCGCTCCTCTCGTTCTCAACGAAACCATATTGGTTTAGCCATTCGCGCCTTCTTGCGCCTAGAGATCCACTGGTTTAATACTGGCATCAGTTGTTACGAGTCTAAACTCAGCATTGTTCGTGAGGCGGTGCGCTCGTACTTGGCTGCTCCCTGGTTGTCCTTCTCCCCAACTGCGTAA
- a CDS encoding MOSC domain-containing protein, whose product MPFLQNIVIYPIKSLNGVAVSRATILKSGALQHDRQYAIFDEQDRLVNGKGNPKVHLLKTSYDASLKTVFLQVKGSDEIQGFAIDEERGGVEAWLSNYFGFAVKLRENPVVGFPDDTDSSGPTIIGVETVETVASWFSNISGDEMRARLRTNLEIADSPPFWEDQLFAQSDEIVDFKIGDVLFCGINPCQRCIVPTRDSVTGDVYPQFQKIFATSRQQNLPAWAPVSRFNHFFRVSVNTRIPESEAGKILQVEDEVKILSVSKLGY is encoded by the coding sequence GTGCCTTTCTTACAAAACATCGTTATTTATCCGATTAAATCTCTGAATGGTGTTGCCGTATCTAGGGCAACAATTCTCAAAAGTGGTGCTTTACAGCACGATCGGCAGTATGCCATTTTTGACGAACAAGACCGATTGGTTAATGGTAAGGGCAACCCTAAAGTTCACTTGCTGAAGACATCTTATGATGCTAGTTTAAAAACGGTTTTTTTACAGGTAAAGGGAAGCGATGAAATACAAGGTTTTGCCATAGATGAGGAACGTGGTGGGGTAGAAGCTTGGCTGAGTAACTATTTTGGCTTTGCGGTGAAATTGCGGGAAAACCCAGTTGTTGGTTTTCCGGACGACACCGACTCTTCTGGCCCAACTATTATCGGAGTTGAGACAGTGGAAACGGTTGCTTCATGGTTTTCTAATATTAGCGGCGACGAGATGCGAGCGCGCTTGCGAACTAATCTTGAAATTGCTGATAGCCCCCCTTTTTGGGAAGATCAATTATTTGCCCAATCAGATGAAATCGTTGATTTTAAAATAGGAGATGTGCTATTTTGCGGCATTAATCCTTGTCAGCGTTGTATTGTACCGACGCGAGACTCTGTAACCGGAGATGTTTACCCCCAATTCCAAAAAATCTTTGCAACCTCGCGCCAGCAAAATTTACCTGCGTGGGCGCCTGTCTCTCGCTTCAATCACTTTTTTAGGGTAAGTGTTAACACGCGAATACCCGAATCTGAAGCAGGTAAAATTTTACAGGTAGAAGATGAAGTGAAGATTTTGAGCGTTAGCAAGTTAGGTTACTAA